Proteins encoded by one window of Engraulis encrasicolus isolate BLACKSEA-1 chromosome 21, IST_EnEncr_1.0, whole genome shotgun sequence:
- the LOC134437340 gene encoding serine/threonine-protein kinase C-like, with translation MNKTKLVGPITYQLFSWHTTPQSTQAQQAKSRVQRRQEQDKQRYDRRSRAVPLLPGERVLLRNFRRRSQGKLAPHWQPTPFVVIAQLQPGHPVYKVRPEGGLGPEKTIHRNNLRPCTWEPRRDNRAEAPTVQAPGPNPLHRLSQPLFLPVHVPVTEPPVEQPAAGPSTAHMPEPPGANQPAPSTSTATPQTEEPQNPARRSQRESKGIPPTRYRQ, from the exons ATGAACAAGACAAAGCTCGTTGGCCCGATCACTTACCAGCTCTTCTCCTGGCATACAACTCCACAGTCCACTCAAGCACAG CAGGCCAAATCCCGTGTTCAAAGGCGGCAGGAACAAGATAAACAGCGGTATGATCGCAGAAGCCGGGCAGTACCATTGTTACCAGGTGAAAGAGTACTGCTGAGGAATTTCCGCAGACGCTCCCAAGGAAAGCTGGCCCCTCATTGGCAACCAACACCGTTTGTGGTCATTGCCCAACTGCAACCGGGCCATCCAGTCTATAAGGTACGCCCAGAGGGAGGATTGGGACCTGAAAAGACCATACACCGTAACAACTTGCGCCCATGCACCTGGGAACCAAGAAGAGACAACCGTGCAGAGGCCCCTACCGTCCAAGCTCCTGGTCCGAACCCTCTACATCGGCTGAGCCAACCTTTGTTCTTACCTGTTCATGTTCCCGTTACAGAGCCACCAGTAGAACAACCAGCTGCAGGACCGAGCACGGCCCACATGCCAGAGCCCCCAGGTGCCAACCAACCAGCCCCATCCACCTCCACAGCTACTCCCCAGACTGAAGAACCACAGAATCCTGCTCGGCGCTCCCAGCGTGAGTCCAAAGGCATTCCGCCAACAAGGTACCGGCAGTAA